Proteins encoded within one genomic window of Cellulomonas flavigena DSM 20109:
- a CDS encoding GNAT family N-acetyltransferase has protein sequence MTGWRGQPTEPLSAETVRDEAWKHIGPIRLDRVVPERDALALHHWLTHPSSAFWQMTELGLDEVLAYSRRVADATDEHAWIGRIGGRPRFMVETYDPSRVLLAGLYRARTGDVGMHLLTAPAEGPRLHGLTDAVMAATMRFCFRTLRAQRVVVEPDVRNTAIAAKNAAAGFRVVREIDLPGKRAALSVCTREDFAASRLGARTIHEDPR, from the coding sequence GTGACGGGCTGGCGCGGCCAGCCGACCGAGCCGCTGTCCGCCGAGACGGTCCGCGACGAGGCATGGAAGCACATCGGCCCGATCCGCCTCGACCGCGTCGTCCCGGAGCGCGACGCCCTGGCGCTGCACCACTGGCTCACGCACCCGTCGTCGGCGTTCTGGCAGATGACGGAGCTGGGTCTCGACGAGGTGCTGGCGTACTCCCGGCGCGTGGCCGACGCGACCGACGAGCACGCGTGGATCGGCCGCATCGGCGGGCGCCCGCGGTTCATGGTCGAGACCTACGACCCGTCGCGCGTCCTGCTCGCCGGCCTCTACCGCGCCCGCACCGGCGACGTCGGCATGCACCTGCTCACCGCCCCGGCCGAGGGCCCGCGCCTGCACGGCCTCACCGACGCCGTCATGGCCGCGACCATGCGGTTCTGCTTCCGCACGCTGCGCGCCCAGCGCGTCGTCGTCGAGCCCGACGTCCGCAACACCGCGATCGCCGCCAAGAACGCCGCCGCCGGCTTCCGCGTGGTCCGCGAGATCGACCTGCCCGGCAAGCGCGCGGCGCTGTCCGTCTGCACCCGCGAGGACTTCGCGGCCAGCCGACTCGGCGCCCGGACCATCCACGAGGACCCCCGATGA
- a CDS encoding IucA/IucC family protein — protein MTLTAVAPAPVRPHTADHLTPEHMAAAQRHLVTKALAEFAHERLIAPALDRTVPADGDVRAYVLTLDAPDGHRAVYRFRARRLALEHWAIDAASLEREVDGSPAPLDVQDLVLELQPLLQVPDDMLPLYLEELASTLASHAYRRARPQPTVAELLDADLLTVESAMTEGHPCFVANNGRIGFGVSEHAAYAPEAAQPVRLLWLGVRRAVSHVATGEGLSEETLYRHELDDATRDAFAARLRDLGLDPAEYRYLPVHPWQWEHRLAITFAPDVARRDLVLLGESDDTYRPQQSVRTLMNVDRPDRHYVKTAVAIQNMGFLRGLSPYYMRTTPAINDWVASLVDTDTELAACGVRLLRERASIGYTGDAYHRTAEPSKHRAMVAALWREQPVLAPGQRATTMAALLHRDAAGDAYATAAVRASGLDPVDWLRAYLRVYLRPLVHCLRAYDLAFMPHGENVILVWEDHVPVGAFLKDIGEEIAVLSDRPLPEDVERVRTVVDDEEKALAIFTDVFDGVLRHLAAVLVTDGVLAEDAFWDLVAETIDAHLADHPDLPSGVDLRAPRFKHSCLNRLQLRNTEHMVDLTDLSGSLIYAGTLANPVARS, from the coding sequence ATGACCCTGACCGCCGTCGCACCCGCCCCCGTCCGGCCGCACACCGCCGACCACCTCACCCCCGAGCACATGGCCGCCGCCCAGCGGCACCTGGTGACCAAGGCCCTCGCGGAGTTCGCGCACGAGCGCCTGATCGCCCCGGCACTCGACCGGACCGTGCCGGCCGACGGCGACGTGCGCGCCTACGTCCTCACGCTCGACGCCCCCGACGGGCACCGGGCCGTCTACCGCTTCCGGGCCCGGCGTCTCGCCCTCGAGCACTGGGCGATCGACGCCGCGTCCCTCGAGCGCGAGGTCGACGGCAGCCCCGCGCCGCTCGACGTGCAGGACCTCGTGCTCGAGCTGCAGCCGCTGCTGCAGGTGCCGGACGACATGCTGCCGCTGTACCTCGAGGAGCTCGCCTCGACGCTCGCGAGCCACGCCTACCGGCGCGCGCGCCCGCAGCCGACGGTCGCGGAGCTGCTCGACGCGGACCTGCTGACGGTCGAGTCCGCGATGACCGAGGGGCACCCGTGCTTCGTCGCGAACAACGGGCGCATCGGGTTCGGGGTCTCGGAGCACGCCGCCTATGCGCCTGAGGCGGCGCAGCCCGTGCGGCTGCTGTGGCTGGGCGTGCGGCGGGCCGTCAGCCACGTCGCGACGGGCGAGGGCCTGAGCGAGGAGACGCTGTACCGGCACGAGCTCGACGACGCGACGCGCGACGCGTTCGCCGCACGGCTGCGCGACCTGGGGCTGGACCCCGCGGAGTACCGGTACCTGCCGGTGCACCCGTGGCAGTGGGAGCACCGCCTCGCGATCACGTTCGCGCCGGACGTCGCGCGGCGCGACCTCGTGCTGCTGGGGGAGTCCGACGACACCTACCGCCCGCAGCAGTCGGTGCGCACGCTCATGAACGTCGACCGGCCCGACCGGCACTACGTGAAGACGGCCGTCGCGATCCAGAACATGGGGTTCCTGCGCGGGCTGTCGCCGTACTACATGCGCACGACGCCCGCGATCAACGACTGGGTCGCGAGCCTCGTCGACACGGACACCGAGCTCGCCGCGTGCGGTGTGCGGCTGCTGCGCGAGCGCGCGTCGATCGGGTACACGGGTGACGCGTACCACCGCACCGCCGAGCCCTCGAAGCACCGGGCCATGGTCGCGGCGCTGTGGCGCGAGCAGCCGGTGCTCGCGCCCGGGCAGCGGGCCACGACGATGGCCGCGCTGCTGCACCGCGACGCCGCCGGCGACGCGTACGCGACGGCCGCCGTCCGCGCGTCCGGCCTCGACCCCGTCGACTGGCTGCGCGCCTACCTGCGGGTCTACCTGCGCCCGCTCGTGCACTGCCTGCGCGCGTACGACCTGGCGTTCATGCCGCACGGCGAGAACGTCATCCTCGTCTGGGAGGACCATGTGCCCGTCGGCGCGTTCCTCAAGGACATCGGCGAGGAGATCGCCGTGCTGTCCGACCGGCCGCTGCCCGAGGACGTCGAGCGGGTGCGGACCGTGGTGGACGACGAGGAGAAGGCGCTGGCGATCTTCACCGACGTGTTCGACGGCGTGCTGCGGCACCTCGCGGCGGTCCTCGTGACCGACGGCGTGCTGGCCGAGGACGCGTTCTGGGACCTCGTCGCCGAGACCATCGACGCGCACCTGGCCGACCACCCGGACCTGCCGTCGGGCGTGGACCTGCGTGCGCCGCGGTTCAAGCACTCGTGCCTCAACCGGCTGCAGCTGCGCAACACCGAGCACATGGTCGACCTCACCGACCTGTCGGGGTCGCTGATCTACGCGGGCACGCTCGCCAACCCCGTCGCGCGGTCCTGA
- a CDS encoding penicillin acylase family protein has product MSHGPDVRFEVFRDTWGVPHVRADDELTLAHGQGWVTARDRTWQVQTDRWRAEGRLAEHIGAGGVAWDVVAHRLDLPGLAQRAYDALADDDRAWVDSYTAGVNAGLASADRPVEVDELDRVLGGTTPDDPWPAWAPLGVFLVNHALFSTFPRVLWHDHVVRAARGSDLLADVDPLELVRLFDPSGDGPTSGSNAWALHGSRTASGAPLLAGDPHRVLELPGPYQQIRLACGEYDVLGLAFPGVPGLPHFGHTGPAAWGITNAVAHSAETYRELLLHDGDAWRAIGPDGSEPVDVRTVQVRVRGGEALTVEALRTARGPVVVRGMPPGRAVDQDGVATGPVPLAGLEEGRSVRLQAAEDADLGFACLRPLLRARTARDVADALAGWIDPVNRVVAADADGDVLTFDAGRVADRAPDDRWLSLRAWDATHAPRPWRRLAAPVVVDGFAVDANDRPLSADRDHGAVYSPDRGERIRSLLAGRASWDVPDMAAVHGDTHWGGAARLLRHVAGLDGLSAEAAAVRDRLLAWDLHMDANSAEAALLADLRAALVARLVEEPALRALDAPHHAGPAFDAWFSLRGRIGAALPALLGRADLGIDGPAHVRAALESVAAGGVGGTWGDRHTVLPAHVLADVPGAVVPGVPALPLGGDQDTVRCTGTVPGVTDRAFRGSVARWVWDLGDRSRSRWGVPFGSSGDPRSPHFADQHATWAVAGTVEVVTDWETLSPEPLPPQVGVRGAGERTPG; this is encoded by the coding sequence GTGTCCCACGGCCCCGACGTGCGCTTCGAGGTCTTCCGCGACACGTGGGGTGTGCCCCACGTGCGCGCGGACGACGAGCTCACGCTCGCCCACGGGCAGGGGTGGGTGACCGCGCGGGACCGGACGTGGCAGGTGCAGACCGACCGGTGGCGCGCCGAGGGACGGCTGGCCGAGCACATCGGGGCCGGCGGGGTGGCGTGGGACGTCGTCGCGCACCGGCTCGACCTGCCGGGGCTCGCGCAGCGCGCGTACGACGCGCTGGCGGACGACGACCGGGCGTGGGTCGACTCCTACACGGCCGGCGTGAACGCCGGGCTGGCCTCGGCGGACCGGCCGGTGGAGGTCGACGAGCTCGACCGCGTCCTGGGCGGCACGACCCCCGACGACCCGTGGCCCGCGTGGGCGCCGCTCGGGGTGTTCCTCGTGAACCACGCGCTGTTCTCGACGTTCCCGCGCGTGCTGTGGCACGACCACGTCGTGCGGGCGGCGCGGGGGTCCGACCTGCTCGCCGACGTCGACCCGCTGGAGCTGGTGCGGTTGTTCGACCCGTCCGGGGACGGGCCGACGAGCGGGTCGAACGCGTGGGCCCTGCACGGGTCGCGCACCGCGTCCGGCGCTCCGCTGCTCGCGGGCGACCCGCACCGCGTGCTCGAGCTGCCCGGGCCCTACCAGCAGATCCGCCTCGCGTGCGGCGAGTACGACGTGCTGGGGCTCGCGTTCCCCGGCGTCCCCGGGCTGCCGCACTTCGGTCACACGGGCCCCGCCGCGTGGGGCATCACCAACGCCGTCGCGCACTCCGCGGAGACGTACCGCGAGCTGCTGCTGCACGACGGCGACGCGTGGCGGGCGATCGGCCCGGACGGCAGCGAGCCCGTCGACGTCCGGACCGTGCAGGTGCGGGTGCGCGGTGGTGAGGCGCTGACGGTCGAGGCGCTGCGGACCGCGCGCGGGCCGGTCGTCGTGCGGGGCATGCCGCCGGGGCGTGCCGTCGACCAGGACGGCGTGGCGACCGGACCGGTGCCGCTGGCCGGGCTGGAGGAGGGGCGGTCGGTGCGGCTGCAGGCCGCCGAGGACGCGGACCTCGGCTTCGCGTGCCTGCGCCCGCTGCTGCGCGCCCGCACCGCCCGGGACGTCGCGGACGCGCTCGCGGGGTGGATCGACCCGGTGAACCGGGTGGTCGCCGCGGACGCGGACGGGGACGTGCTGACGTTCGACGCGGGACGCGTGGCCGACCGTGCGCCGGACGACCGGTGGCTGTCGCTGCGCGCGTGGGACGCCACGCACGCGCCGCGGCCGTGGCGGCGGCTGGCCGCGCCGGTGGTGGTGGACGGGTTCGCCGTCGACGCGAACGACCGGCCGCTGTCCGCCGACCGCGACCACGGGGCGGTGTACTCGCCGGACCGGGGGGAGCGGATCCGGTCGCTGCTGGCGGGACGTGCGTCGTGGGACGTGCCCGACATGGCCGCGGTGCACGGGGACACGCACTGGGGGGGTGCGGCGCGCCTGCTGCGGCACGTCGCGGGTCTCGACGGGCTGAGCGCGGAGGCTGCCGCGGTCCGTGACCGGCTGCTCGCGTGGGACCTGCACATGGATGCCAACTCGGCGGAGGCCGCGCTGCTCGCGGATCTGCGTGCGGCACTCGTCGCCCGGCTCGTCGAGGAGCCGGCGCTGCGCGCGCTCGACGCGCCCCACCACGCCGGGCCGGCGTTCGACGCGTGGTTCAGCCTGCGGGGGCGCATCGGCGCGGCGCTGCCGGCGCTGCTGGGCCGGGCGGACCTGGGGATCGACGGGCCGGCGCACGTGCGTGCGGCGTTGGAGTCGGTCGCGGCGGGTGGGGTCGGCGGCACGTGGGGTGACCGGCACACGGTGCTGCCCGCGCACGTGCTGGCCGACGTCCCGGGCGCCGTCGTCCCCGGAGTCCCGGCGCTGCCGCTCGGGGGCGACCAGGACACCGTGCGCTGCACCGGGACCGTTCCGGGGGTCACCGACCGGGCCTTCCGCGGGTCGGTCGCCCGGTGGGTGTGGGACCTGGGTGACCGGTCACGCAGCCGCTGGGGCGTGCCCTTTGGGTCGTCCGGCGACCCGCGCAGCCCGCACTTCGCGGACCAGCACGCCACGTGGGCGGTGGCGGGGACCGTCGAGGTCGTCACGGACTGGGAGACGCTGAGCCCGGAGCCGCTGCCGCCGCAGGTGGGCGTGCGCGGGGCCGGCGAGCGCACGCCGGGCTGA
- a CDS encoding nucleotidyltransferase family protein: MIRVDERQHHALVELCARYGFARLEVFGSVARGEDRADSDIDVLYDLLPGRHLTWEVVDAADEMAEILGRPVDLVSRRAVHPLLRERIETEARALYAA, encoded by the coding sequence ATGATCCGCGTCGACGAGCGCCAGCACCACGCGCTTGTCGAGCTGTGCGCACGGTACGGGTTCGCGAGGCTCGAGGTCTTCGGGTCGGTCGCGCGCGGTGAGGACCGCGCTGACTCCGACATCGACGTGCTCTACGACCTGCTCCCCGGACGACACCTGACCTGGGAGGTCGTCGACGCCGCCGACGAGATGGCCGAGATCCTCGGGCGGCCCGTCGATCTCGTGTCACGCCGAGCAGTGCACCCGCTGCTGCGCGAGCGCATCGAGACGGAGGCTCGGGCGCTCTATGCGGCCTGA
- a CDS encoding HepT-like ribonuclease domain-containing protein codes for MRPDLLFVAEMIDAAARIAALTSGLDAAAVERDLTVRDALLWNFTVLGEAANQVSQETRAQHPQVPWRRAAGLRNRIVHGYWSADVDVLVSTAHDVIPDLLVQLDTVRDSLR; via the coding sequence ATGCGGCCTGACCTGCTCTTCGTCGCCGAGATGATCGACGCCGCTGCGCGGATTGCTGCGCTCACCTCGGGCCTCGACGCGGCCGCGGTCGAGCGAGATCTCACTGTGCGTGACGCTCTGCTGTGGAACTTCACCGTGCTCGGCGAGGCGGCGAACCAGGTGTCGCAGGAGACCCGGGCGCAGCACCCCCAGGTCCCGTGGCGGCGAGCCGCCGGACTGCGGAACAGGATCGTCCACGGCTACTGGTCCGCCGACGTCGACGTGCTGGTCTCGACGGCGCACGACGTGATCCCCGACCTGCTGGTCCAGCTGGACACGGTGCGGGACTCGTTGAGGTGA
- a CDS encoding GrpB family protein, with translation MRVFVVPYDECWPSAFESVRRELVAALAPGTVSAIEHVGSTAVPGLPAKPVIDVDVVADEAQLAGVIAALCAAGYVHRGERGIPGRHAFESPPHGVPRHVYVCVEGCLALRNHLAVRDVLRNDPLLRAEYAAVKEALAGRDLASVEEYVAGKTAVLQQVLKASGMTAHELESVASMNA, from the coding sequence ATGCGCGTGTTCGTGGTTCCCTACGACGAGTGCTGGCCGAGCGCGTTCGAGTCCGTCCGGCGCGAGCTCGTAGCGGCCCTGGCACCCGGTACCGTCTCGGCGATCGAGCACGTGGGCAGCACCGCAGTGCCGGGGCTGCCGGCGAAGCCTGTCATCGACGTCGACGTGGTGGCCGACGAGGCGCAGCTCGCAGGGGTGATCGCGGCACTGTGCGCGGCCGGGTACGTTCACCGGGGTGAGCGCGGCATCCCGGGGAGGCACGCCTTCGAGTCCCCTCCCCACGGTGTGCCGCGGCACGTGTACGTGTGCGTCGAGGGGTGCCTGGCGCTGCGTAACCATCTGGCGGTGCGCGATGTGCTGCGCAATGACCCGCTTCTGCGGGCCGAGTACGCCGCCGTCAAGGAGGCCCTCGCGGGCCGCGACCTCGCGTCGGTCGAGGAGTACGTCGCCGGGAAGACTGCGGTCTTGCAGCAGGTCCTGAAGGCAAGCGGCATGACCGCGCACGAGCTGGAGTC